GGATTCGCAGTTTCCATTTTTTGTCATAAGATTTTCTGATAAAAACACAATACATGTGCTCTCGTTTTATGTGCTTCCTCATCCTGAAAAATGAGCACAAATCTGGATGAGGGTGCACAAACtccatacaactaagttgtatcggagtaagccttTTCATGCTTACAGCGAATATCAGAACCATAGTTCATGTTCCTCTCTGGAGGTTTCTTCCCGaagtattttctcccaagaagttGATATTTCCTTGTGATGCAAGTTTGATCATGAGGAGAAAATGAACTGATGTGAGAATCTTCAGAGATATATAAATCTCTTTAAATTCTGTTAATGATATTTTCATGTGATTTCTTTATTATGTACATCAGTTTGATCATCAGTGATTATTTCTCTTAACAGAAATTATCGCCTTCCCTTTCTTATGGAAATTTTCAGTAGGTGAACTACCTTCATGTAGACAGAGACTGTTCCGATATGATTGAGGTGAAACCTTTTTCCATAAGTGATTATAAACTCTTTCATCTGAAttttttgagttgattttatcaGTTTGGGGTATATACGGTCTTTCTACTAATGAATAATCGTTCAGTCTTTTAAGACAAGATACTTCTTTTAACACTTTTACAAGAGTATTTTGTAGAAGTacaagtttcttttcaagtgaCTGAAAGCTATTATTTCTTGTGATCTTTTTCACGGAACCGATTCAAAGTTTCCTTGTGATCTTCTTCCGACTTGATGTAGTTGAACAAATTATTTCtatcatcatgatctgtttcagatgtgatcaaacaagtcttATTATCacgatctgtaaaagtcgagcatgGAATTTTGGTTTCTTCATTAGAAGAAATTATAACAGAGTCTTAGAATGAACCTTTTGtttttgagtaagagatttaTCAAGGGATTCtactttgacagtgagatccatattctctttggctagaatatttagTTGTATGTCTTTTTTCTATGATCTCTTGTCTAAGAACATTAGATTCTGTCTTTAATAATAATATTCTAGTAGACAGAGATCTGATATGCtctaggagttttaccaactctttttcAGCATCTTCTTTGACATCAGTGTTAGCCTCAAATGTACTATTGATCTCTTAACTCCCGGATCATGAGTTAAAGATGTAGTAACATTCTCAACTTTTGCGTATTCGTAATCTTGCACGACGTTAACTGAATCAATCATTTGattcatatcttataggttggatcgcatcaaacacaaattgttagatcttttcgtgtttgcctgctctggtaccaattgaaaagactagggtacccaaatacaccacaatcttttgaatatcaacctataagtctggtttcttaagtgattgtatatggatagagtcgagacaatacaacttaagtcatataccttgtgtgatttTTTATGGACAAGGTCGaaacaatacgaaaacaagatatttacttgacaatagttacggtaatCACTGATTGACTATTaagatcaatgtcaagtaattcggattaacatacgtgtgtaatttacttaattataataacaattacaaTGCGGcaaaaacaaagtaaatgacacaacaagattttgttaacgaggaaactgcaaatgcagaaaaacccctagacctagtccaaaattgaatactctcagaataagccgctatacaaaatctaataccaacttcgtataattgagaccaagtatactgaccctagctacttagtttcctcagtatccttgcgccttcgacttctagagtcacgcacgtgaatcaccaatccttttgatcgcattccaaacagtaaaggataaatatgtttggtaactactttattcaatcttagtattaagatattatgagtcgttgacaaaggctctttgtttaaactaataaactcttttatatggttagatcaatctaaactttgattaccaAAAATAACCAAAttctagatttgcaatcaatcaatatagaactcaaagagtaactataaggtgatgtcgaTTTCACGCAACTAggcaatcaagtctatcaaagataaacacgattctagttggatcccagccgatcaaggtttgtgcacataattcacaagatacgataAGAAAAAATttgtcgtcttcaaatcttcatttgTTTTCAGTAATAACCTGTACAACACAACTTGAACCCTCTTGTGATCAATACaaaaaacagagtctgttaatagtggattatcacaagatgtctttagatccgaaaatggttctaaagatccaaaaatcttcctaattagggtacttttctctccgGATATACGGCTCCACcataaacaacaagaatgaagtttgcctgtctcttaggatagtttgcaagacatgcagactcaagtatttatagaccaaggttgtttggacaacaagtaaATTcccaaaccgaaaatattctcaagatattaacatgaaagtacctaatttcggttttcctatttccaattaattaccaaacTATATTTCCGAAAACTCCCTTAGAAAACTTATATTCTttgtctagcacattaactaataatattttccatatatatgctttaattgctggtaattaaaacatatattatgaaaatcataattaaatgtttttcaatttttcggtatgggatcaccttgagtatcaagtaatatctttgaacaatttatgataagagttatgtacatgttcaaataatgtcgatatCTAGAAGtttttcagcaaaccctaatttcaagctTCACAcgaaacataaagagatatgtgaatattggaaactcggttttgctccttgggatcggttctaccatgactcacaatgtaagttgtgatcggttatacaatGTTTCCCAAACTAGTTgcgaccggttacaccttgcttcccagaggTAGCTTGTTATCGCTACACATTATATACCGAGTTATCTTGTGATGGGTtacaccttggttcccaaagtaacctGTGACAGATTATAACTAACttcccaaattagcttgtgatcagttacaccttgcttccaaaaggtagcttgtgacaGATTCCAACATGCTACACCGTATAGGCTATAACAGGTTATACCttaaatctcaacaagttaagataggttctattTTCTCAtcttgtattgatcattcaaaatatattcaataaagaacctgactaatcatgatttcctttcgattatgaaagaagttcatatatgtacttcctttaaacaaatgttataaaacattatttcctagtgcgaaatcatacctatatcttacacattatcaagtaactaaatacaaagattatgttgatgtggtATTTATGAAGTTTCAAAAGATAAgagtttatacttcgtaatcgaATAAGTTCTTTGAcagtttgatcataatgatatgaccaagtataACCACAAGAGTATTACATATatagcttcacatgttatgttttcaatataatccgacttgaaagatacgttaggaatggaaataagatcaagtcaatattactaacctcaagtggaaggatggtgtCCTCGTTGTagttgttacttcttctcattcttcaggtcttcggagtaatacttgtacgtctcaacattcctatactttccagtctaacctaaacgaagttgacaggatttaatcaagcgactcgagatgagttttgatactaaaatatgacaaccaaacttggcataccaacgcttgttgggttcaaccgagctatgatctaacatttGTTTTAAATAAAACTCATGTGTCTAAGAATGTAGTATTTGATGAATCAAATTTTGCTTCTCTCTAAATTGTTCTTATACATCATCACATGTCATTGAATAAACTCCTTAATTCTTTGAATCTTTACCTTCTAGTAGTATAACTAGATCTCAAAGAGGCATTTCAAAACCCGAACTTTTTCTAGATCACATTTCATGTTTCAATAAAGTATCATATTCCATATGCATTTGCATCTCTTTTAACTAGTCACTCtaagctgaagactttaaacatgCCTCAAAGGATCCTAAGTGGATGGTGTCTATGAAAGATGAGGTGAAGGCTGTAGACATAAATAGAACTTGAGATTATGTTGCTCCTACACCTGGCATGAACATTTCAGGTTGTAATGGGTGTATAGGGTGAAATTAAAGTCAGATGTTTCTATTAATAGATATAAATCACGGCTTGTTTTCATAGCTTATAATCAATTGGATGGTGTAGATTATTCTGAGACTTTCAGTCCCATAGTTAAGAGTATAACTATTAGAATTGTTTTTAGCATAATTGGCACATCAAACAACTTGACGTGTCAAATGCCTTTCTCCATGGTGAGTTAAATGGGAATGTTTACATGCAGAAATCTCCGGGATATATTCATCCTGATTATCATTCGCATGCTTTCCATTTAACGAAAAGTCTGTATGGTCTTAAGTAAGCTCTGAGGTAGTGATTTTCtaaatttagtttttttcttttctcatatATGGGTTTCTCAAATCTATTACTGATCATTCAATGTTTGTGCTTCAATCTGCTTCAGTTATGTTGATTTGATCACATTTTATAAATGACATTATCTTGACTGGCAATTCAGTTTCTTTAATGTCTACATTCAATTCTGCACTCAAGTCTGAGTTTGCAACGAAGGAATTAAGATATTTGAGTCACTTTTTAGGATAAAAGCAGTTACTCATGCTGAAATATTGTGTTATCTCAGAAAAAGTATACATTGGAATTATTGTACAAGGAAAAAATATTAGATTGTAAATCTTGATACCCTTGTAGCCAAAACTCATAGGGCTTTTATCATGATGGAAAGACGATCCTTTAAAGTGTAAAAAGTTGTAGGAGGATTACAATATCTGACACATactagattaaaaaaaaaaattgggtgaaTTAGGTTAGTCAATGTTTGCATGCTCCTGCAGATACTAATCTTATGCTAGTTGAAGGGATCTATTGGTTTAGGTTTCACTATTAGAGTTTTTTTGACGGAAAACAGAAAAACTAAATTACAAATAGCTCAGATCACTAAAACGGCGACAAGAGACTAGGAGATACACGTATCAGTGGAATACTACATCACTGTCAGAGTTGGTGATATCCATTGTCTTAAAGCATGTACGGATAATGATTGGGGCTGGATGCCCTGACGCTAGAAGATCTAGCTACTGATGGTTTTTTGCGGTCTTCTTTGGTATTATGGTCCTCTAAAAAGTGGTCAAATGTATCTCAATCATCTGCTGAAGCTTAATACAAGTGTCTCACTGTTGCTGCAGATAAAATTTAATGGAAATCTTATGTATTAAAGGAGTTACATATTTTTGTTGCACTGCCTGACATGTTTTATTGTGATAATACAAGTGTAATTTCTTTGGTTGCTAATCTCGCATTAGATGCCAGGACAGAACACATGGAAGTTGCCTATCATGCTACTAGAGAACTGGTGGAGTCAGGATTTTTGCACGTGAAGCATATCTGCAGTGAGGAGCAACTAGTTAATTTGTTAGTAAAGGATTATGTTTACCCTCTAATCTTCTTATTCACCTGTTGaggattgttgtttcttttacttcttcttctgactAGAAAAAGTTTTTGTTATGTTTCTTAGACTTTCTGTGTTTGTGTTGTTTTTAGTTTCAAACTTCTACAGACTGCCATATAGTAGTTTGCAGGCGTGTGTCTTtgtttgtttgttcctttttatttTGTCTCTGCCTGTTATGGCTGCGTACATCGGCTTGCAAGGGTATATTAGGAATAGTAGTTAGACGTAGACAGTCTTCTTTGAGTTGACCTTTGACTTAGCCTGAATTTGACAAGTGTTCTATTATCAATTGTTTACTCTCTCTTTTGTTATACACTTTTCACTAATCTATACCTCTTCTCACTTATAGCGCATTTGGATGCACACTCAGTAGTTGCTTTTCGACTTCTGCAAGTCAAAAAGTCATAAGTCAGTTTGGCAATAATTTTTCAgaacgacttttttttttttttttgtaagttaaaatGTATTTAGTAACCCTTACACCGGTGTTAGTAGAGCCATCGAATGTTGGACTATCAACTTCAACCCtaacattagatttatctacttctaaagcATGCAAAATACAAGGTTCATACTTCCAATGAACAAAAGTTTAGAAAGATTTAGCCTCTTTAGCTAAGATATCAGCTACATTGTTTGCTGATCTTGGAATATAAAAGAAACCTAAAAAGTTATTACAGAGATTGAACTCTATTTTTACTTCATCTATAATAGATTGATTCTGCCAGGTGATTTGGGATGGTATTCCATCCAAGTAGTCAAAAAGGTTCTTGCAATTTTCCTCCACACTGAATTTGAGAGATTTTCTTCTGCTGCCCAATGTGCAGCTTGTGGTAGCCCCAGAGCTTCTACTTCTTCTGGGGAGATTTTCAGAAAGGTTCTTTCAATCTCAAAAAAGGTTCTTACAATCTTATATGATTTTCAGAACGACTTCTACAAATAGAAAAGTTAGCATTTTGTGatgcaaaatagttttgcttctgacttctgcttttcCATAAGCAGAAATCAAAAGCATATATGCATATTTGTATCCGAACACGCTATAAATGTGTAACTCGACACAACAACAATATAAACACATTATGCatcgaaaaacaaaaaacaatagaAACTGCAGTTGGTTAAACGGAAAAGCTTCCCAATGCAAAAGAAGTCTGCAACAACCACCCAGATTCTGTTAAGaggcataaacacttaagaatagTTAGGTAAGTGTTGACTTCGAGAACTCTTATCTGCCACCAGCTAAGCTGTTTTCTCATATACCCTTTAAATTCTTTCTTCTCATTTTGAAAGTTACCTCTTCACCGAAGTGTGGCACTTGGATCATTGTTGACTTACTCGTGAGCATTTAGCTGGAGAACCCTTTGATTTCGTAATTCGCTTCATAACTGGAAACAGGTTTTTGGTTTGGCAACCCTTATAAAAGCTAGAGTAGTTGAGTTAATGGTTGAGGAACTTCTTAAGACGGTCAATCAAGATCGGCCAAACAAACGAGATGAtgcgaaaaagaaaaaacaaaatttgattaGTGACGCTTTGATAAATTTAAATCTTGCGAAACTCTCTTGCCAAAAAGTAACAGCAGTTGAGTAGTGAGATTGACAAATTAGGTCTACCCTGAAAAGTATGCATTCTTTTGCAGTAtatcagcagcagtagcagccGGGCAGTTTCACTCACATTAAAAATTATACGCAAAAGAAGAAACAGAATAGCTAAGCGAGTAGCAATTATGTTGTTTTTACGGTATTAGTCAAGTATACGTAACTTTGTTGACTAAGATAGTTCTTCAAATTAGGTAAATTGTAAGCAAATTTTGTTTTATCTCCATAATCCATATATTAGTAATAAACTCCATCGCCTAACCTAAATAAGCTGTTTATTTAATAAGTCATAAAGTTGTTTTCTTATCTTTTAATTAGCTTCATTAGTGGCAAGCCGCATAAGCCTTCATTACAAATAACAAGGTGTCAATATGCATTAGATAAAACCTTGTAGTGCTTTccaagtatttaagaaaattgtGTTTAGCTACTAGTGAATTCATACGTAACACCTTTATTCTACCAGTGGAAAATTTTAACTTGCATGGAACATGAGTAAAACTTTTGATTTATCTATTCTACCAGTGGAAATAGAAGGTTTGAAAGGAATCATCTTATAATTATTTATATAAAGAGGACCAGAAACgtaaacagaatcaaaagaagagagTTTATTTTCTTCTGTTTCATATATACAAGGGgttccaaaaaaataataatggttCAAGGGGAAAGGTCGGATTCGTTGGACTACAGGATTGAGCTATTGTCGCCGGCTAATGATATTGGTGAAGGTAATTTAGCAACAGAAACTGAGAATTCATGGAGGCTTAACTTTGACGATATTCGATTGCCAGAGAGAAGAACTAATACTTCGCCTTTTGGTTTGTGTGATCTCCTGAGAACTATAAGTAAGTCATAGTAATATAAATTGTTAATAAATtgcttagttttatttttttcccCTTCAATGATATGATATATATGAtagtactaatttttatttttattttttggtaggaaaacaaagtGATGTTGCGGATTATTACAAGAGACAAGAAAAGCTTCTCCAAGGATTCAATGAAATGGAGGTTGTGAATGATGGATGTTTACCCGGAGCTTTAACAGAGGTCGTTATATTTTTCAATTGTCATTTTGAAGGTGTCAGAGTAATAACTTGGGATGATACTGAAAACGAAATGAAACATGGCTCTTTTTTTATCTAATCATTTATACTGAAATTATTAATAAAGAATTACATTTGATGACATAATAGGATGAAATGAAGGAACTAGCAAGGAGTGAAAGGATGGCGATTCATGCTTCTAACGTGGCAAACTTGGTGCTTTTTGTTGCCAAGGTTTATGCTTCTCTAGAGAGCAGATCCTTGGCAGTGATTGCGTCCACCTTGGACTCTCTTTTGGATCTCTTATCAGGTTTCATCTTGTGGTTTACTTCCAATGCCATGAGAAAACCAAACGAATACCGCTATCCTATAGGCAAGAAGAGGATGCAACCAGTGGTATGTATAACCGAGTCATTTCCAGAAAATAAAATGGATGCCTTTCTTTTCAATCTGTTTGATATTCTATAGGACTATAGGAGTCAAAGCTTTGATTGATTCCAAAACTAGGGCTGTCAGATTTCCGTCTTTAATCTCCCTAGTCTAAACTCTCTCACTACAAatccaacttcttcttttttaatttgtTTGAACTTTTGAGTCCGGGAAGCAGCTAAAACAAGCCGAAGCCAAACCCTCTGTCAGTACAACAAATGACCAAACCAACATTTTAATGTTTCATTCAGAATCACGGAATACAAGCCACCTCTTGATTATCCTGGCTTACTCATTGCAGGGCATTATAGTTTTTGCATCAGTAATGGCAACTCTTGGATTACAAATATTACTGGAATCTGGCAGGGAACTTATTTCGCAGGTAAATTTTGGTCTTTAGTCATCCTAGTTGTACATATTGCTCAAATGTGGTGC
This is a stretch of genomic DNA from Papaver somniferum cultivar HN1 chromosome 1, ASM357369v1, whole genome shotgun sequence. It encodes these proteins:
- the LOC113295316 gene encoding metal tolerance protein 10-like, which translates into the protein MVQGERSDSLDYRIELLSPANDIGEGNLATETENSWRLNFDDIRLPERRTNTSPFGLCDLLRTIRKQSDVADYYKRQEKLLQGFNEMEVVNDGCLPGALTEDEMKELARSERMAIHASNVANLVLFVAKVYASLESRSLAVIASTLDSLLDLLSGFILWFTSNAMRKPNEYRYPIGKKRMQPVGIIVFASVMATLGLQILLESGRELISQSRPEMDPSKEKWMIGIMVSVTAIKLGLMLYCRRFKNEIVRAYAQDHFFDVITNSVGLATAVLAIRFFWWIDPTGAIIIALYTMGTWAKTVLENVWSLIGRTAPPDFLSMLTYLIWNHHEGINHIDTVRAYTFGSHYFVEVDIVLPGNMILSEAHNIGETLQEKLEQLNEVERAFVHIDFEFTHKPEHKPKKV